In Bacillus sp. DX3.1, the following proteins share a genomic window:
- a CDS encoding SprT family protein, with translation MDEIEVQRLVEEISLKYFGKVFLHKATFNKRLRTTGGRYLLQSHNIELNYRYYEMYGKEELIGIIKHELCHYHLHIMGKGYKHRDIDFRQLLKQVDAPRFCKRISGNEKESKVYVYECTGCSFQYIRRRQINTKRYVCGKCKGRLKQMKKTP, from the coding sequence ATGGATGAAATAGAGGTTCAAAGACTTGTAGAAGAAATATCGTTGAAGTACTTTGGGAAGGTTTTCTTACATAAAGCAACGTTCAATAAACGATTACGCACAACTGGTGGGAGATATTTATTACAAAGTCATAATATAGAATTGAATTATCGTTATTATGAAATGTACGGGAAAGAAGAATTGATTGGAATTATTAAGCACGAGCTTTGTCATTATCACCTGCATATTATGGGGAAAGGGTACAAACATCGGGATATAGATTTTCGCCAGTTATTAAAACAGGTGGATGCGCCTAGATTTTGTAAGAGAATATCAGGAAATGAAAAAGAGTCCAAGGTATATGTATATGAATGTACAGGTTGTTCTTTTCAATATATAAGGAGACGTCAAATAAATACGAAAAGGTACGTTTGTGGAAAGTGTAAAGGGCGATTGAAACAGATGAAAAAAACACCTTGA
- a CDS encoding Tex family protein produces MEMVDNRQALMKMLVKELGFTEKQVRNVIQLTEEGNTVPFIARYRKEWTGSLDEVQIREILERWQYMMQLEGRKEEVLRLIDEKGKLTEELRRNIVSATKLQELEDLYRPYKEKRRTKATIAKEKGLEPLAEWLLLFTKENPVDKAKLFIDAGKEVQSSEEALQGAQDIIAEIVSDDAACRSWVRNVTFKKGMISSSVKDEEKDEKNIYEMYYSYEEPLQKIVPHRVLAMNRGEKEDILKVSIVLPVEEIVRFLHKKVIRDFHSQSASYVQFAVEDGYKRLIQPSIEREIRKELTETAEEQAIHIFSENLRNLLLQPPMKGKVVLAVDPAYRTGCKLAVVDDTGKVLYIDVIYPHPPVRKYEDAKAKVTSILEKYQVEMIAIGNGTASRETEEFIVDVLQTVTRDVFYIIVNEAGASVYSASDLAREEFPDFQVEERSAVSIGRRLQDPLAELVKIDPKSVGVGQYQHDVSQKRLNESLTFVVETAVNQVGVNVNTASVALLQYVSGLSKTVAKNIVNKREEDGKFTKRAELKKIPRLGAKTYEQCIGFLRILEGENPLDRTSIHPEQYKNVELLLKSLGLSFDDVGQPHLQKCLEDVELSKLSQETNIGEPTLVDIIDALISPERDMRDELPKPLLKKGILKLEDLKRGMELEGTVRNVVDFGAFVDIGVKQDGLVHISKLSKRFVKHPLDIVSVGQIVKVWVDDVDMKKGRVALSMLPIE; encoded by the coding sequence ATGGAAATGGTAGATAATCGACAAGCGTTAATGAAGATGTTAGTGAAAGAATTAGGGTTTACAGAAAAGCAAGTTCGCAATGTTATTCAATTAACAGAAGAAGGTAACACAGTTCCATTTATTGCTCGTTACCGAAAAGAATGGACAGGTTCTTTAGATGAAGTGCAAATTCGTGAGATTTTAGAAAGATGGCAATATATGATGCAGCTTGAGGGCCGGAAAGAAGAAGTGCTCCGTCTTATTGATGAAAAAGGAAAGTTAACAGAAGAGCTGCGTCGTAATATTGTATCCGCGACTAAGTTGCAGGAATTGGAAGACTTGTATCGTCCTTATAAAGAAAAAAGAAGAACAAAAGCAACAATTGCGAAGGAAAAAGGATTAGAGCCGTTAGCGGAGTGGTTACTTCTGTTTACAAAAGAAAATCCGGTAGATAAGGCAAAGTTATTTATTGACGCTGGAAAAGAAGTTCAATCCTCTGAAGAGGCGTTGCAAGGTGCGCAAGATATTATTGCTGAAATCGTATCGGATGATGCAGCGTGTCGTAGCTGGGTTCGTAATGTTACCTTTAAAAAAGGGATGATTTCTTCTTCTGTAAAAGATGAAGAGAAGGATGAAAAAAATATATATGAAATGTATTATAGCTATGAAGAACCGTTGCAAAAAATTGTGCCGCATCGTGTGCTGGCGATGAACCGTGGTGAAAAAGAGGATATTCTAAAAGTTTCTATTGTCCTGCCGGTAGAAGAAATCGTTCGTTTTTTACATAAAAAAGTGATTCGTGATTTTCATTCCCAAAGCGCATCTTATGTACAATTTGCAGTTGAAGATGGATATAAGCGATTAATTCAACCGTCAATTGAACGAGAAATTCGAAAAGAATTGACTGAAACGGCAGAAGAACAAGCTATTCATATCTTCTCTGAGAATTTACGTAATTTGTTGTTGCAGCCGCCAATGAAAGGCAAAGTTGTATTAGCGGTTGATCCAGCATACCGAACAGGGTGTAAGTTAGCAGTGGTGGATGATACAGGGAAGGTTCTTTATATTGATGTAATTTATCCTCATCCTCCTGTTAGAAAATATGAAGATGCAAAAGCGAAGGTCACTTCCATTTTAGAAAAATATCAAGTTGAGATGATTGCGATTGGAAATGGTACAGCTTCTCGAGAAACAGAAGAATTTATTGTAGATGTATTGCAAACAGTTACGCGAGATGTATTCTATATTATCGTCAATGAAGCTGGTGCTAGTGTATATTCAGCTTCTGATTTGGCCCGTGAGGAATTTCCGGATTTCCAAGTTGAGGAAAGAAGTGCGGTTTCCATTGGACGACGTTTGCAAGATCCACTGGCTGAGCTTGTGAAGATTGATCCGAAGTCAGTTGGAGTAGGGCAATATCAACATGATGTATCACAAAAGAGATTAAATGAATCATTAACATTTGTTGTGGAAACAGCTGTTAACCAAGTTGGAGTAAATGTGAATACAGCTTCAGTTGCTCTATTACAATATGTTTCCGGTTTGTCAAAGACGGTTGCGAAAAATATTGTAAATAAACGTGAGGAAGATGGGAAGTTTACAAAACGGGCAGAACTAAAGAAAATACCGCGTTTAGGTGCGAAAACGTACGAACAATGTATTGGTTTCTTACGTATACTAGAAGGTGAAAATCCACTGGATCGAACAAGTATTCATCCAGAGCAGTATAAAAATGTAGAATTACTATTAAAAAGCTTAGGATTATCTTTTGATGATGTAGGGCAACCGCATTTGCAGAAATGTTTAGAGGATGTAGAGCTTTCTAAATTATCTCAAGAAACGAATATTGGAGAGCCAACATTAGTGGATATTATAGATGCTTTGATTAGTCCGGAACGGGATATGCGTGATGAGTTACCAAAGCCACTTTTGAAAAAGGGAATTTTGAAATTAGAAGACTTAAAACGTGGTATGGAATTAGAAGGAACAGTTCGTAATGTTGTTGACTTTGGTGCATTTGTGGATATAGGTGTAAAACAAGATGGTTTAGTTCATATTTCGAAATTGAGTAAGCGATTTGTAAAACATCCGTTAGATATTGTATCGGTCGGACAAATTGTAAAGGTATGGGTAGATGACGTTGATATGAAAAAAGGTCGCGTTGCATTATCTATGTTACCAATCGAGTAA
- the cmpA gene encoding cortex morphogenetic protein CmpA, with amino-acid sequence MPVWLRKQMRRAYYEKNRYQIRLLNECWFYYNKTHQNS; translated from the coding sequence ATGCCCGTATGGCTTCGCAAGCAAATGCGACGTGCCTATTATGAAAAAAACCGGTATCAAATTAGATTGCTGAACGAATGCTGGTTTTATTATAACAAAACACATCAGAACTCCTAA